The proteins below come from a single Candidatus Woesearchaeota archaeon genomic window:
- a CDS encoding class I SAM-dependent methyltransferase: MDNYYNSIADSYIELHKEEQLSKLRIIKENLNVKKGDFLLDVGCGPCFSSEVFDCNVIGIDPSENLLAKAKKRKGLHLIRGFAESIPFRDREFDFVICVSAVHNFEDIEEGISEIERVAKRDVAVTIMRKSPKADYIRKIVLEKFRVKKEIKEEKDLIIIAERK, encoded by the coding sequence ATGGACAATTATTACAATTCAATCGCTGACTCCTACATAGAGCTCCACAAGGAAGAGCAGCTTTCAAAGCTCAGGATAATAAAGGAAAACCTCAATGTTAAAAAGGGGGATTTCCTCCTTGATGTTGGCTGCGGACCCTGCTTCTCTTCTGAGGTGTTTGACTGCAATGTAATAGGAATTGACCCGAGCGAAAATCTTCTCGCAAAAGCAAAGAAAAGGAAAGGGCTTCATCTTATAAGAGGTTTTGCAGAGAGCATTCCCTTCCGGGACAGGGAGTTTGATTTTGTGATATGCGTGAGCGCAGTTCATAATTTTGAGGACATTGAAGAAGGGATTTCTGAGATTGAGCGGGTTGCAAAGAGGGATGTTGCAGTGACAATCATGCGCAAGTCGCCCAAGGCAGATTACATAAGAAAGATTGTTCTTGAAAAATTCAGGGTGAAAAAGGAGATTAAGGAGGAGAAGGATTTGATAATAATCGCAGAAAGAAAATAA